The genomic interval AGAACCAAAAAGCGTATCATTCGCACCTACCTTTTTATGCAGTGTGAGCGTGAGAGATTCTATTGTTTTTTTCATTTGCTGCATTTCAGCCTTTTCAAGCGCAGCAAGCTCCTCTGCTTTGCGTTGCTGGGCTTTATATTTATTGATTACCTCATTTGTAGCGCGTTGAGCCTTGCCCTTAGCGATAAGAAAATTTTGCCCATAACCATCTTTTACTTCAACAATCTCGCCCTTTTTACCAAGCCCTTGCACATTTTCCAAAAGTAGAACTTTCATATTTTCTCCATTGCGTTATAATTGCGATGTGAAATTATAACTAAAAGTGGCAATATTATGTTAAAAGCTTTGAAAGATTCTTATCCATTTGCCCGCGCAATTCATATTCAGCACAAAGCCATTAAGTATCCTCGCTTGATTATCAAAGCCGATTTATCCTTATTTGTGCGTGTGCCACTTAGATTCCCTATGCAAGAATTACAAGCCTTTATCCGCAAACACCACAAATGGATAGAATCCACTCTTTTAAAACTCCACGATTGCAACGCACACACACAAAGCATTTTACAAGCCCATAGCGATGAGATTCTTATCTTTGGCTCTTGGCAAAGATTATCCTCCTTAACCTCATTCTATTCACACGCTCAATCTCTCCTCACCTTATCACCACAGAATCTAAAAGCACCACTTAAATCCATACTTTTGGATTATATCTGCTCTCGTGCGCCTCAAATCGCTGCGACTATGGGAGTGCAATATCAAAGTATCAAAATTACAAATGCTCTTACTCGCTTTGGGAGCTGCACCTATGATAATCGTTTGTTTTTCTCTTTTATGCTTATTTTTGCGCCAAAAGAGCTCATTGATTATGTCATTATCCACGAGCTCGCACATATTCGTTACAAAAACCATTCACAGGATTTTTGGGATTTTGTGCAAAGATATTGTCCAAATGCTAAAACTCATCGTGCACAACTACGCAAACACGCTAAATTCTACCCTGCTTTATTACAAAGACTTTCTTTATAAATCTTTTTTATTTTCCTAGTCTCCGCAACCTCTTTTCCGCTCCATCAAAGAACATAAGTTTTATTTGTGAAGTATGAATATAACCTATGATTGCTTTATGCACATCTTTTATACGAGGTGGAAAATACAACACTTTTATCCATTTATCATTTGCATTATTAAAAGAAAATTTCTTATCAATGAAATACTGCCAAGATTTGCGTGTATTATAAATACCAATAATCAATACATCTTCTTTATCTTTCGTATAAATGCGCTCTAAAATCTTACCATTTGGAGTTTCTCGCAGATTCACAAACTCATCTGTTACGCTTATCTCATAACCTGTTAGTCCTAGCATCAATACATTTTCATACGCGTCTCTATTACTTGGTTTTTCAGAGATTTTTTTGATAGTGAGATTTGACACATTGATTTTATCATAACTGCCACCACTACAAACGTGACGCTCATATTTAAGTGCTACTAAATCGCTATGTGGCACAATATTTCCTGCACTATCACCATCAAATATAACACGTTCCTTTCTATTTTCTATTTCAAAACTCACTTGAAATCTCACCTCGCCAAGCAATCCATCTAAAAACCATTTGGGCAAAAGATTCTCTATTTGTTTTATATCCTTATCTGCCACACTTAAACGCGCGGTTTGTAAAAATGAAAAACCACTTCTTTTTGGATAAAAGATTGAGGACATCGTTTCATTGTCACTACACTCACTAGGTTCTATGTTTGCAAAAACAATTTCACCGCTTAAGCTCAAAGGCTTTATAAGCTTGTAATATGCATAGGAATCTCCTGCTGCGTCATTATTACCCTTGCAAAGTTGTGTCTTGCCATTGAGCTGCCCCCAATTACAACCCTCCAAAAGCTTAAAATATGTAGAATCTACCTCATCGTTTGCCACCAAAAAACTAAAAGCAAAACAAAAACCCACAATAACCTTAAGCAAACCCTTCATTAATTCCTCCTATTGATTTGATAATCTCACAAATTCCTCTAGTATAGCAAAAACGCGTTTAGATTCTATAATGTCTCTTGCTAAAAAATATCCCTCTTTGATACTCTGCGCTTTATCTGCAAGGTATAACGCTGCACCGGTATTAAGTGCAACAAGCTGCGTTTTAGGAGAGCGTAATGACTGGGGTGAAGCAGAAAAAATATCAAGGCTAATGCGCTTATTTTCCTGCACATCTCCTCCACAAAGCTCTGTATAAGGGACAAAATCAAGCCCTATCTCACTTGGATTAAATACATAGCTTTTAATCACACCATTATTGAGCTCTGTAATTTGTGTGGGTGCGCAAAGCGAAATTTCATCATAATAATCAAATCCGCTTACAACCATTGCCCTTTTTATACCCAAAATATCAAGTGCGCGCGCCATAATCTCGGTATATGCCTTATCAAATACACCAATAAATTGATGTGTAACATTTGCAGGATTTGCTAGAGGACCGATAAGATTAAAAGCTGTCTTAAAGCCTAGTGTTGCCCTTGCAGGAGCAGCAAA from Helicobacter hepaticus ATCC 51449 carries:
- the rplI gene encoding 50S ribosomal protein L9, whose product is MKVLLLENVQGLGKKGEIVEVKDGYGQNFLIAKGKAQRATNEVINKYKAQQRKAEELAALEKAEMQQMKKTIESLTLTLHKKVGANDTLFGSITKEEIALALEEHKVSLDKKHIEIAQAIKHTGNFEVQVKLGQGINATLKLEIKAQ
- a CDS encoding SprT family zinc-dependent metalloprotease is translated as MLKALKDSYPFARAIHIQHKAIKYPRLIIKADLSLFVRVPLRFPMQELQAFIRKHHKWIESTLLKLHDCNAHTQSILQAHSDEILIFGSWQRLSSLTSFYSHAQSLLTLSPQNLKAPLKSILLDYICSRAPQIAATMGVQYQSIKITNALTRFGSCTYDNRLFFSFMLIFAPKELIDYVIIHELAHIRYKNHSQDFWDFVQRYCPNAKTHRAQLRKHAKFYPALLQRLSL